One Fusarium poae strain DAOMC 252244 chromosome 4, whole genome shotgun sequence DNA window includes the following coding sequences:
- a CDS encoding hypothetical protein (SECRETED:SignalP(1-16)), whose translation MIFPISLLSLATSALASVVPQGANTWKTLESIPIAPRQEHGVVALSDKTVAIIGGIVPNREADGFQTTALMQFYNTRSNSWRRYVTEAPVKVNHPNVAAVNGKIYLLGGLSDIDDGAWRAFPESWVYNPDLDEWSELASIPDDQERGSAAVGVYGSIIYLAGGMRTLEPTGPGGEQDTVDFVSAFDTKTSKWIDLPEAARTLPEGRDHATSSVVGNKIYVLGGRLRGQRNVKDTVFILDLDNLEQGWTVSDAKMPTPRGGVVSGTVGKQIYVLGGEGNTEPDSEGIFDQIEVFDTETEMWEELGKMALPRHGGQAVAVKGGIYLPGGGITEGGSPVDTLDVYWP comes from the coding sequence ATGATCTTCCCTATATCGCTCCTCTCTTTAGCGACCTCTGCTCTGGCCAGCGTCGTTCCTCAGGGCGCAAATACCTGGAAAACTCTCGAGTCGATACCAATTGCCCCGCGACAAGAACATGGCGTCGTCGCCCTTTCAGACAAGACAGTAGCCATTATTGGTGGAATCGTCCCCAATCGAGAGGCTGATGGTTTCCAAACTACAGCGCTTATGCAATTCTACAACACCCGCTCCAATTCATGGCGACGATACGTTACAGAAGCACCCGTCAAAGTCAACCACCCCAACGTCGCCGCCGTCAACGGCAAGATTTATTTATTGGGTGGTCTATCAGATATTGACGACGGCGCATGGCGAGCATTCCCAGAATCGTGGGTATACAATCCCGATCTTGATGAATGGTCAGAATTGGCGTCCATTCCAGACGACCAAGAAAGAGGGAGCGCTGCTGTGGGTGTCTACGGAAGCATTATCTATCTAGCTGGTGGAATGCGAACACTGGAACCGACTGGTCCCGGCGGAGAACAAGACACTGTCGACTTTGTCTCAGCTTTCGATACCAAGACTTCAAAGTGGATTGATCTCCCAGAAGCTGCACGAACCCTCCCCGAAGGTCGCGACCACGCAACTTCTTCAGTTGTGGGAAACAAAATTTATGTTCTGGGCGGTCGTCTCCGCGGTCAGCGCAACGTAAAAGATACAGTTTTTATTCTCGACCTTGATAATCTCGAGCAAGGCTGGACAGTCAGCGACGCAAAGATGCCCACACCCCGAGGCGGTGTCGTATCAGGCACTGTCGGCAAACAGATCTACGTTCTTGGCGGAGAGGGGAACACTGAACCCGACTCAGAGGGGATTTTTGATCAGATTGAGGTTTTTGATACAGAGACTGAGATGTGGGAAGAGCTGGGAAAGATGGCTTTGCCAAGACATGGAGGACAGGCTGTTGCTGTCAAGGGAGGCATTTATCTTCCTGGTGGAGGTATAACTGAGGGTGGCTCGCCGGTTGACACTCTTGATGTTTACTGGCCGTGA
- a CDS encoding hypothetical protein (CAZy:GH18), whose translation MPRKHTIVRANTTGALELRTECDKNNPCKGNACCSKFGHCGLGPDFCGKDCVAGCDSKGECDPGGFGSKFANHTKCPLNVCCSKHGYCGTTKDFCGKKTVNRPSCSAKGPMHRVVGYIEGWASTRSCDKYSPSDIPDGVYTHINFAFASIDPKTFQIIPASSKDPQLYRELARKKKIDPNLKIFIAIGGWAFNDPGPTVTTFSDIARSDTNTRAFIKSLISFMSTYDFDGVDIDWEYPAADDREGREEDFDNLPKFLSKIKSALKQSGGRSGLSIAIPASYWYLQHFDLENISKYVDHFNVMTYDFHGAWDTPKSWLGNHLNSHTNLTEIKDAFDLLWRNNVDPDQVNMGLAFYARTFTASSTGCMSPGCLFDAGGPAESCTDAVGVMSNPEIMRKLGGKIGSGDLDKTAAIKTLKFGSTWLTYDDVDTWKLKLDFARSQCLGGAMVWAISQDTSDGKFSKQLQEATGYKSKGVSTFNRTMSFGSGVFIEIDESEANSDVSGDQCKWTNCRKKGKGCPRDWSAVENQSSEKLTDLMTDDTGCDDDEERTFCCPAGVTHPTCEWQFYNNGHCIPGCGPTSGFEVASSKRSCSSGYAQTACCKGNTKGLDVYRQYKWYELEMDCARDEGDKPCGWDVTYDSLLVESWDGSGDQTCYDRKGHRGERPLCENTRDEDNPHFSECYWSDDYNLGVIETVSTGTCRSSCPGGKVKVALNSKNNKCGKGTSAYCCDVTASYDVRDIDWDNLEDLIKEWVDNPTCPNIKFSDLEKGKLSSRSVDAMALVPDEHLSELTKRESLHKMSAGMTMVLIVQRVMEAQKNSRATREYRELLDRNLPKKWKHLVSSTFAGTFLFLQDAVPTLEEAWVWVCSVDQEEKWEEMHFKINFGKPNSTTCSIPSLDFYDPSSLEDPRDKPSDDEIEKFFGPANRPIGPLGPNGKFIWPFNEMLWSSEWTNNGLDKRASGHRRPFNPTCNDAAKTTWLMKSEPYPSGDNGDFFEKKTGDKKRYWVDNIGGDCYNAMVRHDGAPTPDPLPVEWISEHLIELQTVPMFMEYTMGVRHKKHGKNSRSGIPREIPHNAGPHIPCGVWVNEFQHGFFAWNNRHKDTPQTAFFKLLGSSSNAKHMVNCEKKLNSLKGTLWDFNEPVGKDNWRDNYSAMDDDTVRHALEQLMMVEQIFPYLRKDDINAKLKTANKEVVDLLDEFDDLYRTQHNANPLGLSTMWKKFMSELLTNLQDFTKDWLELRIGTLKDNIEAEIVIRLAHLMTQVGQPGHLAALISHNTMMELRNSVVNHERGYAGNVEQFQPSIFTE comes from the exons ATGCCAAG GAAACATACCATTGTGAGAGCCAACACCACTGGGGCTTTGGAATTAAGG ACTGAATGCGACAAGAATAACCCGTGCAAGGGCAACGCATGCTGCTCCAAGTTTGGTCACTGCGGCCTTGGTCCAGATT TTTGTGGCAAGGATTGCGTTGCTGGCTGCGATTCTAAGGGCGAGTGTGATCCTGGTGGCTTTGGCTCCAAGTTCGCCAACCATACCAAGTGCCCTCTCAACGTCTGCTGTTCCAAGCATGG CTACTGCGGTACTACCAAGGATTTCTGCGGAAAGAAGACGGTCAATCGCCCATCTTGCTCTGCCAAGGGTCCTATGCACAGAGTGGTTGGCTACATCGAAGGATGGGCTTCTACCAGATCCTGCGACAAATACAGTCCTTCCGACATCCCAGACGGCGTctatacccatatcaatttcGCCTTTGCCAGCATCGACCCCAAGACCTTCCAAATCATCCCCGCATCTAGCAAAGACCCTCAACTATACCGCGAATTAGcccgcaagaagaagatcgacCCCAATTTGAAGATCTTCATCGCCATTGGCGGTTGGGCCTTCAATGACCCGGGTCCGACTGTTACAACCTTCTCTGACATTGCTCGTTCTGACACAAACACAAGGGCTTTCATCAAATCGCTCATCTCGTTCATGTCCACTTATGACTTTGATGGTGTCGATATTGATTGGGAGTATCCTGCTGCTGATGATCGTGAAGGACGGGAGGAAGATTTCGACAATCTTCCCAAGTTCCTCAGCAAGATCAAGAGTGCGTTGAAGCAAAGTGGTGGCCGTAGCGGTCTCAGTATCGCTATCCCTGCTTCATACTGGTATCTTCAGCACTTTGATCTTGAGAACATCTCAAAGTACGTTGACCACTTCAATGTCATGACGTATGACTTCCATGGTGCTTGGGATACTCCCAAGTCATGGCTTGGCAACCATCTCAACTCTCATACCAACTTGACTGAGATCAAGGATGCTTTTGACCTTCTCTGGCGCAACAATGTGGACCCTGATCAAGTCAACATGGGACTCGCATTCTATGCACGCACCTTCACTGCTTCCAGCACCGGCTGTATGTCTCCTGGTTGTCTCTTCGATGCCGGTGGCCCTGCAGAGTCTTGTACCGATGCTGTTGGTGTCATGTCCAACCCTGAGATCATGCGCAAGCTCGGTGGCAAGATTGGTTCGGGAGACCTGGACAAGACTGCCGCCATCAAGACTCTCAAGTTTGGCAGTACATGGTTGACCTATGACGATGTCGATACCTGGAAGCTCAAGCTGGATTTTGCTCGCAGTCAATGTCTTGGAGGTGCCATGGTCTGGGCTATCAGCCAAGACACTTCGGATGGCAAGTTCTCCAAGCAACTACAGGAGGCTACCGGCTACAAGTCCAAGGGCGTATCAACATTCAACAGAACTATGTCTTTCGGTAGTGGCGTCTTTATTGAAATCGACGAAAGCGAAGCCAACAGCGATGTTAGCGGTGATCAATGCAAGTGGACCAATTGTCGAAAGAAGGGCAAGGGGTGCCCTAGAGATTGGAGCGCGGTTGAAAACCAATCTTCTGAAAAGCTGACGGACCTCATGACCGATGATACTGgctgtgatgatgatgaagagcgAACATTCTGTTGCCCGGCCGGAGTCACGCATCCCACCTGCGAATGGCAATTCTACAATAACGGACACTGTATCCCTGGATGTGGCCCAACGTCAGGATTCGAAGTTGCCTCGTCCAAGAGATCGTGCAGTAGCGGGTATGCTCAAACCGCGTGCTGCAAGGGCAACACGAAAGGTCTGGATGTCTACCGCCAATACAAGTGGTATGAGTTGGAGATGGACTGCGCCAGAGATGAGGGTGACAAGCCATGTGGATGGGACGTCACCTACGACTCACTCCTCGTTGAAAGCTGGGATGGTAGTGGGGACCAGACCTGCTATGATAGAAAGGGTCACAGAGGAGAGAGACCCCTCTGCGAAAACACCAGAGACGAAGACAACCCCCACTTCAGCGAGTGCTACTGGTCTGACGACTACAACTTGGGTGTCATCGAGACAGTCTCGACAGGGACCTGCCGTAGCAGCTGCCCAGGcggcaaggtcaaggtggCCCTGAACTCCAAGAATAACAAGTGCGGGAAGGGCACATCAGCCTATTGTTGCGATGTCACAGCGTCCTACGACGTCAGAGATATCGACTGGGACAACTTGGAAGACTTGATCAAAGAATGGGTCGATAATCCGACATGTCCCAATATCAAATTCTCTGACCTCGAAAAGGGCAAGCTCTCTTCGCGCTCCGTGGACGCCATGGCCTTGGTTCCTGATGAACACTTGTCTGAGCTGACCAAACGAGAAAGCCTTCATAAAATGTCTGCGGGAATGACCATGGTACTTATAGTCCAACGAGTGATGGAGGCTCAAAAGAACTCTCGCGCGACCAGGGAGTATCGGGAGCTGCTGGACAGGAACTTGCCCAAGAAGTGGAAGCATCTTGTTAGCAGCACCTTCGCGGGGacgtttcttttcctccaaGACGCTGTCCCGACTTTGGAAGAAGCCTGGGTCTGGGTCTGCAGTGTTGATCAAGAGGAGAAGTGGGAagaaatgcatttcaagatAAATTTCGGAAAGCCAAATTCGACCACGTGCTCCATCCCATCCCTCGACTTTTACGATCCTTCGTCACTGGAAGATCCACGCGACAAGCCAAGTGACGATGAAATCGAAAAGTTCTTTGGACCTGCGAATCGTCCCATTGGTCCTCTTGGCCCCAATGGGAAATTCATATGGCCATTCAACGAGATGCTATGgtcatccgaatggaccaaCAATGGTCTTGACAAGAGAGCATCTGGACACAGGCGTCCCTTCAATCCTACGTGTAATGATGCTGCGAAGACTACTTGGTTAATGAAGTCAGAGCCATACCCCAGTGGAGATAATGGAGATTTCTTCGAAAAGAAAACCGGTGATAAGAAAAGGTATTGGGTTGACAACATCGGAGGTGATTGTTACAATGCCATGGTGAGGCATGACGGCGCCCCTACACCGGATCCCCTCCCTGTAGAATGGATTT CTGAACATCTCATCGAGCTCCAGACTGTCCCTATGTTTATGGAATACACAATGGGCGTCCGACACAAAAAGCACGGCAAGAACAGCCGTTCTGGAATCCCCAGAGAAATACCGCACAATGCAGGGCCGCATATACCTTGTGGCGTTTGGGTCAATGAATTCCAGCATGGTTTTTTCGCGTGGAACAACAGACATAAGGACACTCCACAAACGGCTTTCTTCAAACTGCTGGGTTCAAGTTCTAACGCCAAGCACATGGTTAACTgcgagaagaagctcaacaGCTTGAAGGGCACG CTTTGGGACTTCAATGAGCCCGTCGGCAAGGATAACTGGAGAGATAACTATTCTGCCATGGACGACGATACTGTCAGACATGCCTTGGAACAGTTGATGATG GTTGAACAAATCTTTCCTTATCTTAGAAAGGATGACATAAACGCCAAGCTCAAGACCGCCAACAAAGAAGTGGTAGATTTGCTGGACGAATTTGACGACCTTTACCGGACCCAACATAACGCTAACCCTTTGGGTCTCTCAACCATGTGGAAAAAATTCATGTCTGAGCTACTGACCAATCTTCAAGACTTCACCAAAGATTGGTTGGAGCTCCGGATCGGCACCCTCAAGGATAACATAGAAGCTGAGATCGTAATAAGGTTGGCGCATCTTATGACTCAGGTGGGTCAGCCAGGTCATTTGGCCGCTCTCATTTCCCATAACACAATGATGGAATTAAGGAACTCGGTCGTCAATCATGAGAGAGGTTACGCTGGTAACGTTGAACAATTCCAGCCCAGCATTTTTACAGAATAA
- a CDS encoding hypothetical protein (SECRETED:SignalP(1-21)~MEROPS:MER0002163) produces the protein MIGYAALAFTWLACPASASYAFYVGKNLTQDGSVIVGGTGEEVSSHWLQLFPARDHPPNSTITVGVTKDATFPGELIEIPQANHTFRYMSMEYSDFEGFPAPLTNGGLNEKGVTVRDVWADNRDELLEMTPNPQRGVQYSDFARIVMERASSAREGVGIIGDLMAKYGEATYGGNSHLIADKDEGWVVWEMAGGQKLWAAQRLGPNDVKVLYPGYIENFPTDFQDSPDYAGSNNIVSFAVEQGWWNKTSGKPFNIFDVYGPQDPRYKARDGGYKFMSQAALENATLAMVPLTEAKMMQRVRDPRIADDEAGYGQVVSLHDGIDRDMLRIWNAPATSVAAPFVPWWLGVQSVPPEFGEHRYLTTGASSSFLNPDYQLQEASEFAGRIFKRVLYYMCSEPNKYHPIVTEMFEQFESASRAQLHGWVEKTALTMIRQGERKAAQSLLTYYSHTRAAEALEIGHNLNNAMDSYIKLTGKWRWPKGDQINDSGEGNETVNCLVGFDPDKPRYLQELAAGSITDEISRSLYAP, from the coding sequence ATGATCGGGTACGCTGCTTTAGCCTTCACCTGGCTGGCCTGTCCAGCATCAGCCAGCTATGCCTTCTATGTCGGCAAGAATCTCACCCAAGACGGCAGCGTCATAGTCGGAGGCACCGGCGAAGAAGTGTCAAGTCATTGGCTTCAACTCTTCCCAGCTCGCGACCACCCGCCTAATTCGACAATCACTGTCGGTGTCACAAAAGATGCCACATTTCCTGGAGAGCTCATTGAAATTCCTCAAGCGAACCACACGTTCCGATACATGAGCATGGAGTACTCCGACTTTGAGGGCTTTCCCGCACCATTGACTAATGGTGGTTTGAATGAGAAGGGTGTTACGGTCCGTGACGTTTGGGCTGATAACCGTGATGAGCTCCTCGAGATGACTCCCAATCCTCAGCGTGGTGTCCAATACAGTGATTTTGCACGCATTGTTATGGAAAGAGCCAGCAGTGCTCGCGAAGGTGTTGGGATTATTGGTGATTTAATGGCAAAATATGGTGAAGCTACATATGGTGGAAACTCACATCTCATCGCCGACAAGGATGAGGGATGGGTTGTCTGGGAAATGGCTGGTGGTCAGAAACTCTGGGCTGCCCAGCGTCTTGGACCAAATGATGTCAAAGTCCTTTACCCCGGTTACATCGAAAACTTCCCTACCGACTTTCAAGATAGTCCCGACTATGCTGGATCCAATAACATTGTGTCATTCGCCGTTGAGCAAGGATGGTGGAACAAGACTTCAGGCAAGCCATTCAACATCTTTGATGTCTATGGTCCTCAAGATCCTCGCTACAAGGCTCGTGATGGGGGATACAAGTTCATGTCTCAGGCAGCTCTAGAGAATGCGACTCTTGCGATGGTTCCCTTGACAGAGGCCAAGATGATGCAGAGGGTGCGCGATCCTCGAATTGCCGACGACGAGGCTGGATATGGGCAAGTTGTCAGCCTCCACGACGGAATCGATCGAGACATGTTGCGAATCTGGAATGCCCCAGCCACTTCCGTTGCAGCACCATTCGTCCCATGGTGGCTCGGCGTCCAATCTGTTCCTCCGGAGTTTGGCGAACACCGTTATCTGACAACCGGAGCATCCAGCAGCTTCCTCAACCCGGATTATCAGCTACAAGAAGCTTCCGAGTTTGCTGGTCGCATCTTTAAACGAGTGCTGTACTATATGTGTTCAGAGCCCAACAAGTACCATCCCATTGTTACAGAGATGTTTGAACAGTTTGAGAGTGCGTCTCGCGCTCAGCTTCACGGCTGGGTTGAAAAGACGGCGTTGACTATGATTCGGCAGGGAGAGAGGAAGGCTGCCCAAAGCCTGTTGACTTATTATTCCCACACACGCGCTGCCGAGGCGCTTGAGATTGGACATAATCTGAACAATGCCATGGATAGTTATATAAAGTTGACCGGGAAATGGCGTTGGCCTAAGGGGGATCAGATCAATGACAGTGGCGAGGGTAATGAGACTGTTAATTGTCTTGTTGGGTTTGACCCTGATAAGCCAAGATACCTGCaggaattggccgctggaagcataacagacgaaatcagtaggtcactttatgctccttag
- a CDS encoding hypothetical protein (SECRETED:SignalP(1-18)), with product MKSLSLALSLTLVSGVHPLAVAPRPRIARGEDSDEPQLKIPGLPLPNATKSYWQDPPHRIANHRTTKDLPTSEVFDYVIIGSGISGAATAHKLLDRDPDLSILMLEARTAASGASGRNGGHCKAGNYNGVKSWVEEYGEDDALRLSNMEQDCVNDVREFVKTHNVSSDFTDVETASLYWTKDSFETAVKNIEFQHKLEEKRPNDVPKNKRTIMKGQDARDYWKWPEIVGAVTFKAHTQNPYLTVCAMLEYSLNKGLNLQTNTMALNLSQLGKSKNGAKWEVKTNRGTVKSKNVVLATNGFTNALHPGIASTNFTMPVRNQVAAVTPEADTSDNKVFERSNSLGDLHSGNVYIAARPPGSKDAGSVVIGGSTQMSPTRERWISDDTSINDQIALVLHGAARTVYGYMNWGESTTVIQDWVGIVCETPDEFPLVGEVPAEDGLWAIVCMNGHGMAWAYRSAEALVDMMTTGKTPKWFPEQFRAQRAWEVKGHEEL from the coding sequence ATGAAGTCCTTGTCGTTAGCACTCAGTCTCACTCTGGTGTCTGGAGTCCATCCTCTAGCTGTTGCACCCAGACCACGCATCGCAAGAGGCGAGGACTCGGATGAACCTCAGCTTAAAATTCCCggtcttcctcttccaaaTGCCACAAAGTCTTATTGGCAAGATCCTCCTCACCGCATTGCCAACCACCGCACAACCAAGGACCTACCAACATCTGAGGTATTTGACTATGTCATCATTGGATCAGGCATCTCAGGTGCTGCCACGGCCCACAAGCTCCTAGACCGTGATCCTGATCTGTCAATTCTCATGCTTGAGGCTCGTACCGCAGCATCTGGTGCATCTGGTCGCAACGGCGGGCATTGCAAGGCTGGCAACTACAATGGTGTTAAGAGTTGGGTGGAAGAATACGGCGAGGATGATGCTCTACGACTCAGCAACATGGAGCAAGACTGTGTCAACGACGTTCGTGAGTTTGTGAAAACTCATAATGTCTCAAGCGACTTTACAGACGTCGAGACTGCTAGTCTTTACTGGACAAAGGACTCTTTTGAAACGGCGGTCAAGAATATCGAGTTTCAGCACAAGCTGGAAGAGAAGCGACCAAATGATGTTCCCAAGAACAAAAGGACTATTATGAAGGGTCAAGACGCTCGCGATTACTGGAAATGGCCTGAGATCGTTGGCGCTGTGACCTTCAAAGCACACACCCAAAACCCATACCTTACCGTCTGTGCCATGTTAGAGTACAGTCTCAACAAGGGACTCAACCTTCAAACCAACACCATGGCTCTTAACCTCAGCCAACTAGGCAAGAGCAAAAATGGAGCCAAATGGGAAGTCAAGACAAACCGAGGTACCGTCAAGAGCAAGAATGTTGTGCTAGCAACAAACGGCTTCACAAACGCTCTTCACCCAGGAATCGCAAGCACAAACTTCACAATGCCTGTCCGAAACCAAGTCGCTGCTGTGACACCCGAGGCCGATACCTCAGACAATAAGGTTTTTGAGCGAAGCAACAGCTTGGGCGATCTTCACAGCGGTAACGTTTACATCGCTGCTCGTCCGCCTGGTTCCAAAGACGCAGGAAGTGTTGTCATCGGTGGTTCAACTCAAATGTCTCCTACACGAGAGCGATGGATCTCCGACGATACCTCCATCAACGACCAAATCGCGCTTGTTCTTCATGGCGCTGCGCGTACGGTGTACGGGTACATGAACTGGGGAGAGTCGACGACTGTTATCCAGGACTGGGTAGGTATTGTTTGCGAGACACCTGATGAATTTCCCTTGGTTGGTGAGGTCCCTGCTGAGGATGGACTCTGGGCTATTGTTTGTATGAATGGTCACGGTATGGCTTGGGCGTATCGTAGTGCTGAGGCACTTGTTGATATGATGACTACTGGAAAGACTCCCAAGTGGTTCCCCGAGCAGTTTAGGGCTCAGCGTGCTTGGGAGGTCAAGGGGCATGAGGAGCTATAG
- a CDS encoding hypothetical protein (SECRETED:SignalP(1-19)~MEROPS:MER0002489): protein MKTLKHYVYFSLFVGTALAARGGHCPPLGPVLPPPLRPSTHSSVKTAIKNIQDLFESETSGLVNSSVVVAIKSANEDDYMFEFASTPPNVDPRGVDEVDSDTVFRMASLSKLFPVLALLKTHKVNFDDRVTKYLPELRALNKDARKNDAVWAVDWDEITVGSLSSHLAGIPADLLADVQPYGDWTQLGFPPPDVSKSLNCSGLLGLPPCTKKDFFDRFGERPPVYAPFEANPVYSNIGFALMGWIIERVSGMPSGEYIKKHIWDPVGMEHTFEETPDDSLGFIPPGDEWWNATLGYGNPAGVYYSSLNDIMAFGDAILRYELLSPAQTRKWIKPATSTSSTGILLGEPWEIFRSNNVTKDGRLIEFYTKAGDITTYHSLMVLIPDYNLTISLLDAGPPDEVNGGSLQIWFSAIVQELLPAIEQAGKDEAEDKYGGTYSDAKTNSSLTLSVDDEPGFSITNWTVRGVDIAATYLSFAIPPVFPTPEGLVRFRLYPTSLKSDSETSWRMMFTQGTAEDVAETNSLFVWPEASCNTWASLDRIVYQLLSHEHFVFTETGEGSQRRAEKLELVGYRVDLKREN from the exons ATGAAGACTCTGAAGCATTATGTCTATTTTTCTCTATTCGTGGGAACAGCCTTGGCTGCCCGAGGAGGCCACTGTCCACCACTCGGGCCAGTTCTTCCACCTCCTCTTCGACCCAGCACTCACTCCTCCGTCAAAACCGCCATAAAAAACATTCAAGACCTCTTTGAGTCTGAAACATCCGGTCTTGTAAACTCTTCAGTGGTAGTTGCTATCAAATCTGCCAACGAAGATGACTACATGTTTGAATTCGCCAGTACACCTCCCAACGTCGACCCTCGTGGAGTCGACGAGGTAGATTCTGATACTGTCTTTCGCATGGCAAGTTTGTCAAAGCTGTTTCCTGTCCTTGCGTTGTTGAAAACACACAAGGTCAACTTTGATGACCGTGTCACCAAGTATCTGCCTGAGCTCCGAGCTTTGAATAAAGATGCGAGAAAGAATGATGCGGTTTGGGCTGTAGATTGGGATGAGATTACTGTTGGGTCGTTATCTTCGCATCTTGCCGGAATACCGGCTGATT TGTTGGCTGACGTCCAGCCTTATGGAGATTGGACGCAGCTTGGTTTCCCTCCTCCTGATGTATCCAAGAGCCTTAACTGTTCTGGACTTCTTGGTCTTCCGCCATGCACAAAGAAAG ACTTCTTTGACCGCTTTGGCGAGAGACCTCCCGTATATGCCCCATTTGAAGCAAACCCAGTCTACTCAAATATCGGGTTTGCTTTAATGGGATGGATTATCGAAAGAGTTAGCGGCATGCCTTCTGGAGAGTACATCAAGAAACACATATGGGATCCTGTTGGTATGGAGCATACATTTGAGGAAACTCCTGATGATTCGTTGGgctttattccgcccggtgACGAGTGGTGGAACGCGACACTTGGTTATGGAAATCC TGCTGGAGTTTACTACTCTTCTCTGAATGATATAATGGCGTTTGGGGATGCAATCTTGCGCTACGAGCTACTTAGTCCTGCACAAACAAGAAAGTGGATAAAGCCGGCTACTAGTACTTCCTCAACAGGTATACTTCTTGGTGAGCCATGGGAGATATTCCGCTCCAATAACGTCACCAAAGATGGCCGCCTTATTGAATTTTACACCAAAGCTGGAGATATCACTACCTACCACTCCCTCATGGTCTTGATTCCCGACTATAACTTGACCATCAGCCTTCTCGATGCAGGTCCACCAGATGAAGTTAACGGCGGGAGTCTTCAAATCTGGTTCTCAGCCATTGTCCAGGAACTTCTCCCTGCTATTGAACAAGCTGGCAAAGACGAAGCAGAGGATAAGTACGGGGGTACATACTCCGACGCTAAGACCAACTCATCTCTCACTCTGTCCGTTGATGATGAGCCTGGATTCAGCATTACAAACTGGACAGTCCGAGGCGTTGATATCGCGGCCACATATCTCAGCTTTGCCATCCCACCAGTATTCCCCACACCTGAAGGACTTGTTCGATTCCGTTTGTATCCGACAAGTCTCAAGAGTGATAGTGAGACTTCATGGCGGATGATGTTTACACAAGGTACGGCAGAGGACGTAGCTGAGACAAATTCATTGTTTGTCTGGCCTGAGGCTAGTTGTAATACGTGGGCTTCTTTGGATCGGATTGTGTACCAGCTTTTGTCGCATGAGCACTTTGTGTTTACAGAGACTGGGGAGGGAAGTCAAAGGCGGGCTGAGAAGCTTGAGCTTGTGGGATATAGGGTTGACCTCAAGAGGGAGAATTGA